A stretch of the Takifugu flavidus isolate HTHZ2018 chromosome 1, ASM371156v2, whole genome shotgun sequence genome encodes the following:
- the trappc10 gene encoding trafficking protein particle complex subunit 10, translating to MECQEEKPIIYTMENKPIVTCAGDQTLFTSFLTSLAQQLPREPMEWRRMYGRAPKMIHLEANFVQFKEELLPKKGNKALLTFPFLHIYWTDCCDTETYKTSVKEDMMRWQNSLRAHGSVDWVIVVVESNDSKKKNKANILPRSSILDKIRSDFCNKQNDRCVVLLDPLKESSRSQDSWNSMLLKLRTLLLMSFTKNLGRFEDDMRTLREKRTQPGWSFCEYFMVQEELAFVFEMLQQFEDALVQYDELDALFTQYVLNFGAGDAANWLGSFCAPVRNWGGLLLRRPIDMEKRDLIQRGEANLLDLRSYLFSRQCTLLIFLQRPWEVTHRALELLHNCVQELRLLEVSVLDGALDCWVFLSCLEVLHRIEGCCDPAQLAANSTHTVGLWVYAIEKLKSLGDLCGLMSEKGPTSEDLNRTVDLLAGLGDERPETVNSLQSPYKKLKEALSSVEAFERHYLELSHAALETYQTIGRLRSARLIGKSLAEFYMRKGDPERAEPFLKEALKSYVSEGWSLPVTHTRKQVAECQKLLGRTDSYLQTSALLAGDVNLTTAERQHFCQEILNFPGKSGDKSNIVTLSMDNLTHLSRINFHPATASVHSGAALEVELILQCLMPMPVRIQQLAASIYFALEQVGTNGRSKAAQRQTSGGTVEFPQRSSSAAPPSSAHVSLELEEIHDRSPTDNSLNSTGVVCKNTHLVIRRHDSSSPADTPSNLSPAAVTMKEGAQMLKVHDVTLQPGTNSIMFTAPCGQPGVYMLRQLYASVGHVQFVLPHIYPSVQYEVYSQEPQLTVEPLSEPLLAGLPQTVKFTVLMGHYSLKKGDALQFSNTETMPILPSSSCTAHIRNPAAVLVGESVLSIQSSEKVTSISLPLTPPYHTLEFKLEVLCVIPSGSDQPNNERLTNGEVRHRPRSYSHPSTPMTAIDQTMSIDCPWSIYSTLLALTFYVPFKTKHSLLSAGNRKYIQVCVQNVSDINFKLADMKLSEKQHASLELRSLNIKKSQLLCSKHSVFCLWEVRWKDNLPSCLQCVFSTDFSPLNQDVSLFKLFHHQFQLERVTTLYSVRAEILPPAGEQHCRCGLLCKLEVFIKRLSEPAEGEMAEESKTDLDGLKTTKLMYQVADSNSNWAVCGKSSGLVSMPVATGSSQKMQIEVMPLFAGHLPYPRIKVLKYLPHTAGVFNQPDPDSCMENDSLSLLDDQVDTASIRSRGSVHSVGSSDHQQKGIAMPRLDSFGPGEVFNHSHMQQVLVLPATDDHIMEVNAT from the exons GTGCTGGAGACCAGACCTTATTTACGTCTTTCCTTACCTCACTGGCCCAGCAACTTCCTAGAGAGCCGATGGAGTGGCGGAG GATGTATGGCCGTGCACCAAAAATGATACACCTTGAAGCAAATTTTGTCCAGTTTAAAGAGGAGCTCCTCCCAAAGAAAGGCAACAAAGCTTTGCTGACATTCCCCTTCCTGCACATCTACTGGACTGACTGCTGT gaCACAGAAACATATAAAACCTCAGTGAAGGAGGATATGATGCGATGGCAGAATAGCCTGCGGGCTCATGGGTCCGTAGATTGGGTCATTGTTGTCGTGGAGAGcaatgacagcaaaaaaaagaacaaggcCAACATCCTGCCTCGGTCGTCCATCTTGGATAAGATCCGCAGTGATTTTTGTAACAAGCAGAATGACAG ATGTGTGGTTTTGTTGGACCCTCTGAAGGAGTCGTCTCGGTCTCAGGATTCGTGGAATTCTATGCTGCTCAAGCTGCGAACTCTGCTCCTCATGTCCTTCACCAAGAACCTGGGACGCTTCGAAGACGACATGCGTACGCTACGAGAGAAACGTACCCAGCCTGGCTGGAGCTTCTGCGAATACTTCATGGTTCAG GAGGAGCTTGCCTTTGTTTTTGAGATGTTGCAGCAGTTTGAAGATGCATTGGTCCAATACGACGAACTCGATGCTCTCTTTACACAATATGTCCTTAACTTTGGAGCTGGAG ATGCAGCTAACTGGCTTGGCTCATTCTGCGCCCCAGTACGTAACTGGGGCGGCCTGCTGCTTCGAAGGCCCATTGACATGGAGAAGAGAGACTTGATCCAGCGTGGCGAGGCCAACTTGCTTGATCTGAGGAGCTATCTTTTCTCACGCCAGTGCACTTTACTGATCTTCCTTCAGAGACCGTGGGAGGTCACCCATAGGGCCCTAGAATTGCTGCACAATTGTGTTCAGGAACTGCGCCTGCTCGAG GTATCAGTGTTGGATGGAGCACTTGACTGCTGGGTGTTTCTCAGCTGTTTGGAAGTTCTGCACAGAATTGAGGGCTGCTGTGATCCAGCCCAATTAGCTGCAAACTCCACCCACACTGTTGGGCTGTGGGTTTATGCAATTGAAAAG ctAAAGTCTCTGGGGGACCTCTGTGGCCTAATGTCAGAGAAGGGCCCGACTTCGGAGGACTTGAACAGGACCGTTGATTTGTTGGCTGGACTTGGAGATGAGCGGCCTGAGACAG TCAACAGTCTACAAAGCCCTTACAAAAAGTTGAAAGAAGCCTTGTCCTCTGTGGAAGCATTTGAAAGACACTATCTG GAACTCTCTCACGCCGCTTTGGAGACGTACCAAACTATTGGTCGGCTAAGATCTGCAAGGCTGATTGGAAAGAGCTTGGCGGAATTCTACAT GAGGAAGGGGGACCCTGAGCGGGCAGAACCATTTTTAAAAGAGGCTCTAAAGTCATACGTGTCAGAGGGATGGAGCCTCCCTGTTACCCATACCAGGAAACAGGTTGCTGAGTGTCAGAAACTGTTGGGCAGAACCGATTC GTACTTACAGACGAGCGCTTTGTTGGCTGGTGATGTCAACCTAACTACAGCAGAAAGGCAGCACTTTTGTCAAGAAATTCTGAACTTTCCAGGAAAATCTGGAGATAAGT CCAACATAGTTACCCTCAGCATGGACAATTTGACTCATCTCTCAAGGATAAACTTTCATCCAGCAACAGCATCGGTGCACTCTGGCGCAGCCCTAGAGGTGGAACTCATTCTGCAGTGTTTGATGCCAATGCCCGTGCGCATACAGCAGCTAGCTGCAAGCATTTATTTCGCTCTGGAGCAAGTTGGGACTAATGGAAGGTCTAAGGCCGCTCAGAGACAAACCAGCGGTGGAACGGTTGAATTCCCCCAGCGCAGCTCATCGGCAGCCCCCCCTTCCTCTGCTCATGTTTCTTTAGAGCTTGAAGAAATTCATGATAGGAGTCCTACAGACAATTCTCTCAATTCCACGGGTGTTGTTTGTAAGAACACTCATTTGGTTATCCGTCGCCATGACAGCAGCTCGCCGGCAGACACACCCAGCAATCTTAGCCCTGCGGCTGTTACGATGAAGGAAGGAGCACAGATGTTGAAAGTGCATGACGTAACATTACAGCCTGGTACTAACAGCATCATGTTCACAGCTCCA TGTGGACAACCAGGCGTTTACATGCTGCGCCAGCTGTACGCATCAGTCGGCCATGTACAGTTTGTACTCCCTCATATTTACCCATCTGTCCAGTACGAAGTCTATTCTCAGGAGCCTCAACTCACCGTGGAACCTCTCTCAG AGCCGCTGTTGGCTGGTCTGCCTCAGACTGTGAAATTCACTGTATTGATGGGCCATTACAGTTTAAAGAAAGGAGATGCTCTGCAGTTCAGTAACACAGAAACCATGCCCATCCTgccctccagcagctgcactgcacacatcaggaaccctgcagctg TTTTGGTGGGTGAAAGTGTCCTGTCCATCCAGTCATCTGAAAAGGTGACCAGTATCAGCCTACCTCTCACCCCTCCTTACCACACTCTGGAGTTTAAGCTTGAGGTTCTGTGTGTCATCCCATCTGGAAGTGACCAGCCTAACAATGAGAGGCTGACTAATGGAGAGGTTCGGCATAGACCACGCAGCTACAGTCATCCCAGCACACCCATGACTGCAATCGACCAGACG ATGTCAATTGACTGTCCGTGGTCGATCTACTCCACACTACTTGCACTTACCTTCTACGTACCCTTCAAAACCAAACACTCACTTCTTTCAGCTGGTAACAG GAAGTATATCCAGGTGTGTGTACAGAATGTGTCTGACATCAACTTCAAACTGGCAGATATGAAGCTGTCAGAGAAGCAACATGCATCCCTGGAGCTGAGGTCTCTCAACATCAAAAAGTCACAG CTTTTGTGCAGCAAACACAGTGTGTTCTGTTTGTGGGAGGTGAGGTGGAAGGACAACCTGCCCTCCTGTCTTCAGTGTGTTTTCTCCACTGATTTCTCTCCACTCAATCAAGATGTCTCTCTTTTCAAACTCTTCCACCATCAGTTCCAACTTGAGAGAGTCACT ACGTTGTACAGCGTGCGAGCAGAGATCCTGCCTCCTGCTGGTGAACAGCACTGTCGCTGTGGGTTACTTTGTAAACTGGAGGTGTTCATAAAACGGCTGTCTgaacctgcagagggagagatggCAGAAGAGAGCAAGACTGACCTTGATGGCCTCAAAACAACCAAACTAATGTATCAAG TGGCTGATAGCAACAGTAACTGGGCCGTGTGTGGGAAGAGCTCAGGGTTGGTGTCGATGCCAGTGGCAACTGGATCCAGTCAAAAGATGCAGATTGAGGTGATGCCTCTGTTTGCCGGGCACCTCCCCTACCCCAGGATAAAGGTTCTGAAGTACCTGCCTCACACCGCTGGTGTTTTCAACCAGCCAGACCCTG ACAGCTGCATGGAGAACGACAGTTTGTCCCTGCTGGATGACCAGGTGGACACGGCAAGCATCCGCAGCCGGGGCAGTGTGCACTCTGTGGGCAGTAGCGACCACCAGCAGAAGGGGATAGCCATGCCGCGGTTGGACTCGTTCGGCCCTGGAGAGGTCTTCAACCACAGCCACATGCAGCAGGTCCTGGTGCTGCCTGCCACCGATGACCACATCATGGAGGTCAACGCCACATGA
- the ccnyl1 gene encoding cyclin-Y-like protein 1: MGNTVSCCVSPESSPKLPSRLTAERLEELQASSEVSDDTTVPYLQHISDREVPDELALESNPSDHARANTIFLNKSQTDVRDKRRSNHTNHVSPGLLSRKYSSCSTIFIDDNTVSQPNLKNTIKCVTLAIYYHIKNRDSDRSLDIFDEKLHPLSKEPVSDDYSSVDPEHRLIYRFVRTLFSAAQLTAECAIVTLVYLERLLTYAELDICPANWKRIVLGAILLASKVWDDQAVWNVDYCQILKDITVEDMNEMERHFLELLQFNINVPASIYAKYYFDLRQLADDNNLNFPLEPLNNQRAQKLEAISRLCEDKYKDLSRAAMRRSLSADNLIGVRHSNAVLS; this comes from the exons ATGGGGAACACGGTGTCATGCTGCGTGTCGCCCGAATCCAGCCCCAAATTACCATCCAGGCTGACGGCGGAGCGGCTGGAGGAGTTACAGGCCAGCAGCGAAGTTAGCGACGACACCACGGTGCCCTACCTGCAGCACATCAGCGACCGGGAGGTCCCCGACG AACTGGCTCTTGAGTCCAACCCATCCGACCACGCCAGAGCAAACACCATCTTCCTCAACAAGTCCCAAACAGACG tACGAGATAAGAGGAGAAGCAATCACACAAATCAC GTCTCCCCGGGTCTGCTGTCACGGAAATACAGCTCCTGCTCCACAATCTTTATAGACGACAACACAGTCAGCCAGCCAAACCTCAAAAACACTATCAAATG TGTCACATTAGCCATTTATTACCACATCAAGAACAG GGACTCAGACAGGTCATTGGACATCTTTGATGAAAAGTTGCACCCTTTATCA AAGGAGCCAGTGTCGGATGACTACTCCAGCGTGGACCCTGAACACAGGCTGATCTACCGCTTTGTCAGAACACTCTTCAGTGCTGCTCAGCTGACTGCAGAATGTGCCATTGTTACTCTC GTGTATTTGGAACGTCTTCTGACCTACGCTGAGCTGGATATCTGCCCTGCCAACTGGAAGCGCATCGTTCTGGGAGCCATCTTGCTGGCTTCCAAAGTTTGGGATGATCAGGCTGTGTGGAATGTTGACTACTGTCAGATCCTTAAGGACATCACAGTGGAGGACAT gaaTGAGATGGAGCGCCACTTCCTGGAGCTGCTTCAGTTCAACATCAACGTGCCGGCCAGCATCTATGCCAAGTATTACTTTGATCTGCGACAGCTGGCTGATGACAACAACCTCAACTTCCCACTGGAGCCTCTGAACAACCAGCGTGCCCAGAAGCTGGAG GCCATCTCCAGACTGTGTGAGGACAAGTACAAGGACCTCAGTCGAGCGGCCATGAGACGATCCCTCAGCGCTGACAACCTGATCGGCGTGCGCCACTCTAACGCCGTGCTGTCCTAG
- the fzd5 gene encoding LOW QUALITY PROTEIN: frizzled-5 (The sequence of the model RefSeq protein was modified relative to this genomic sequence to represent the inferred CDS: inserted 1 base in 1 codon) translates to MIHCVASTTAVLLLLVPGLTFGASKDLVCEPITVPMCKDIGYNLTYMPNQFNHDTQEEVGLEVHQFWPLVRIRCSPDLLFFLCSMYTPICLPDYRKPLPPCRSVCERAKQGCSPLMSQYGFEWPERMSCEKLPQLGDEVLCMDQNNTESTTLASTFPKPTPKVQTRTLSPHQCDRECRCRAPLVPIKRESLTSYHHTHAGPVPNCAQPCHQPFFSADERAFTSLWIGLWSLLCFISTLTTVATFLIDMERFQYPERPIIFLAGCYLFVSLGYIIRLVAGHEQVACGSSSSVHEDQLYLLYDTTGPALCTLXFLLVYFFGMASSIWWVVLSFTWFLAAGLKWGSEAIAGYAQYFHLAAWLIPSLKTIIILAMSSVDADPVAGICYVGNQSLESLRGFVLAPLVVYLFTGSFFLLAGFISLFRIRSIIKQGGTKTDKLERLMIRIGLFTVLYTVPATVVVACLVYEQHYRPGWEETLACSCLTEQQLLGMGPDYAIFMLKYFMCLVVGITSGVWIWSGKTLESWRRFVAHCCPCWLQTATAPPSMYSEASTALTGHTGTGLTAGFYHKSVSSHI, encoded by the exons atgattcactGTGTGGCATCCACGAcggcagtgctgctgctgctggttcctggTCTCACTTTTGGAGCGTCTAAAGATCTTGTGTGTGAGCCTATAACTGTGCCCATGTGCAAGGACATTGGCTACAACCTGACCTACATGCCCAACCAGTTTAACCATGatacccaggaggaggtgggccTAGAGGTACACCAGTTCTGGCCCCTGGTCCGTATCCGCTGCTCTCCGGACCTGCTCTTCTTCCTGTGCAGCATGTACACCCCAATCTGCCTGCCAGACTACCGCAAGCCGCTGCCTCCCTGCCGGTCTGTGTGTGAACGGGCCAAGCAGGGCTGTTCTCCTCTGATGAGCCAATATGGCTTTGAGTGGCCGGAGAGAATGAGCTGCGAGAAGCTGCCCCAACTTGGTGATGAGGTTCTGTGCATGGACCAGAACAACACTGAGTCCACCACCCTAGCTTCAACCTTTCCAAAACCCACCCCCAAAGTTCAGACCAGAACCCTAAGCCCGCATCAGTGTGACCGAGAGTGCCGCTGTCGAGCGCCCCTGGTCCCCATCAAGAGGGAGTCCCTCACATCCTACCACCACACTCACGCCGGCCCGGTACCCAACTGTGCCCAGCCCTGCCACCAGCCCTTCTTCTCAGCGGACGAACGTGCCTTCACCAGCCTCTGGATTGGACTTTGGTCATTGTTGTGCTTCATCTCCACCTTAACAACTGTTGCTACCTTCCTTATTGACATGGAACGGTTCCAGTACCCAGAGAGGCCCATCATCTTCCTGGCTGGCTGTTACCTCTTTGTGTCGTTGGGCTACATCATTCGCCTGGTGGCCGGCCATGAGCAGGTGGCctgtggctccagcagcagcgtgcaTGAAGACCAGTTGTACCTCCTGTACGACACCACCGGTCCCGCTCTCTGCACCC TCTTCCTGTTGGTGTATTTCTTTGGGATGGCCAGTTCTATCTGGTGGGTGGTGCTGTCCTTCACCTGGTTTCTGGCTGCTGGGTTGAAGTGGGGCAGCGAGGCTATTGCAGGATATGCCCAGTACTTCCACCTTGCCGCCTGGCTCATTCCAAGTCTCAAAACCATCATCATTCTGGCTATGAGCTCTGTGGATGCGGATCCCGTGGCTGGAATCTGTTATGTTGGGAACCAGAGCCTGGAAAGCCTGAGGGGATTCGTACTCGCACCTCTCGTTGTTTACCTCTTCACTGGCTCGTTTTTCTTACTCGCTGGTTTCATTTCGCTATTCCGTATTCGAAGCATCATCAAGCAGGGTGGCACCAAGACAGACAAACTGGAGCGGCTGATGATCCGCATTGGACTTTTCACAGTTCTATATACGGTCCCCGCCACCGTGGTGGTGGCCTGTCTGGTCTATGAACAGCACTACCGGCCAGGCTGGGAGGAGACCTTGGCATGCTCCTGCCtgactgagcagcagctcctgggtATGGGCCCAGACTACGCCATCTTCATGCTCAAGTACTTCATGTGTTTAGTTGTGGGCATCACCTCAGGAGTCTGGATTTGGTCAGGAAAAACCCTGGAGTCATGGAGGAGGTTTGTGGCTCATTGTTgcccctgctggctgcagacGGCCACTGCGCCCCCGTCGATGTACAGCGAAGCCAGTACTGCTTTAACTGGACACACAGGAACTGGGCTGACAGCAGGGTTCTACCATAAATCCGTGTCTTCCCATATATAA
- the creb1b gene encoding cyclic AMP-responsive element-binding protein 1b, giving the protein MKMESAVEEAQQGVETAATETASQQITPAQIAALAQVSMATGHASATGPTVTLVQLPNGQTVQVHGVIQAAQPSVIQSPQVQAVQISTVAESEDSQESVDSVTDSQKRREILSRRPSYRKILNDLSSDAPAVPRIEEEKAEEDSSAAAAPSITTVTVPTPIYQTSSGQYIAITQGGAIQLANNGTDGVQGLPTLTMTSAAAAHPGATILQYAQTSDGQQILVPSNQVVVQAAAGDVQAYQIRAAPASTIAPGVVMASSPALPTQGATEEVTRKREVRLMKNREAARECRRKKKEYVKCLENRVAVLENQNKTLIEELKALKDLYCHKSE; this is encoded by the exons ATGAAGATGGAGTCGGCAGTGGAGGAGGCTCAGCAGGGGGTGGAGACTGCTGCGACTGAGACAGCGAGCCAGCAGATCACACCAGCACAGATCGCTGCTTTGGCACAG GTATCCATGGCGACAGGCCATGCCTCAGCAACAGGTCCCACAGTAACACTGGTGCAGCTCCCAAACGGACAGACGGTTCAGGTCCACGGGGTCATTCAGGCTGCACAGCCCTCTGTTATCCAGTCCCCACAGGTCCAGGCCGTGCAG aTCTCCACAGTAGCAGAAAGTGAGGATTCACAGGAGTCAGTCGATAGTGTGACTGACTCTCAGAAGCGTAGAGAAATCCTGTCACGACGCCCCTCATACAG GAAAATCCTGAACGACCTTTCATCCGACGCCCCCGCTGTCCCTCGCATCGAGGAGGAGAAAGCCGAGGAGGATTCATCGGCTGCGGCCGCCCCATCAATCACGACCGTCACGGTCCCCACACCCATTTACCAAACCAGCAGCGGACAGTACA TTGCAATCACGCAGGGAGGGGCCATCCAGTTGGCTAATAATGGTACGGACGGAGTCCAGGGCCTTCCTACGCTCACCATgaccagtgcagcagcagcccatCCCGGGGCCACAATACTCCAATACGCACAGACAAGTGATGGCCAGCAGATACTGGTTCCCAGTAACCAGGTCGTGGTTCAAG ctgctgctggtgacgtCCAGGCTTATCAGATCCGAGCAGCCCCTGCCAGCACCATTGCCCCGGGAGTTGTCATGGCCTCATCCCCTGCTCTGCCCACCCAAGGTGCTACTGAGGAAGTCACCCGCAAACGGGAAGTTCGCCTGATGAAGAACAG AGAGGCGGCCCGAGAATGTcgcaggaagaagaaggagtACGTCAAGTGTCTGGAGAATCGCGTCGCCGTCCTGGAGAACCAAAACAAGACACTAATCGAAGAACTGAAAGCCCTCAAAGACCTTTATTGTCATAAATCTGAATAG
- the gdf3 gene encoding protein DVR-1 codes for MIRAKTPGQNMTPTMRLVVALAACLLVSGLSHVEEMRNQERLFLRSLGLSSRPRALRNSQPWRKVPSALWRMFQRSENGQTRNDPCTVPEYGVRGNIIRYVQDQGRLVSAWSRSCQIYQEKQLFFNMSVMQPVELLSLAQLEIKLYWQPLRAAEILQGPWALDVSLYKVIRAALRGTDPQSNRRLLLSQSVQLQIEPTSITMDLTSLAEGWRKMGGNFGLLLELRPLSTDPEELLPLRSSNALPVEPAFKMPLIQALLVVVSLNPHQCHSRRRRSAVHLPVTPSNVCKARRLYIDFKDVGWQDWIIAPQGYMANYCHGECPFPLSDSLNGTNHAILQTLVHSLDPHGTPQPCCVPIRLSPISMLYYDNNDNVVLRHYQDMVVDECGCR; via the exons ATGATCCGAGCCAAAACACCCGGACAAAACATGACGCCAACCATGAGGCTTGTGGTCGCGCTCGCGGCCTGTTTGCTGGTGAGCGGCCTCTCAcatgtggaggagatgaggaaccaggagcggctcttcctccgATCTTTGGGGCTTTCTTCGCGGCCGCGGGCTTTACGGAACAGTCAGCCGTGGCGCAAAGTACCGTCCGCGCTCTGGAGAATGTTCCAGAGGTCAGAAAACGGCCAGACCCGCAACGACCCCTGCACGGTGCCCGAGTATGGAGTCCGTGGCAACATCATCCGATACGTGCAGGACCAGG GCCGGCTGGTGTCTGCTTGGAGTCGTAGCTGCCAGATTTACCAGGAGAAGCAGCTTTTCTTCAACATGTCTGTGATGCAGCCGGTGGAACTGCTGTCGCTGGCTCAGCTGGAAATCAAGCTCTACTGGCAGCCGCTGCGGGCTGCAGAGATCCTGCAGGGGCCGTGGGCCCTGGATGTGTCTCTGTATAAGGTGATTCGAGCGGCGCTGAGGGGCACCGATCCCCAGAGCAACCGCAGACTGCTACTGTCCCAGTCTGTCCAGCTTCAAATCGAGCCCACTTCTATCACGATGGATCTGACCTCACTGGCAGAAGGCTGGCGCAAAATGGGTGGCAACTTTGGCTTGCTTTTAGAACTGAGGCCTCTCAGCACTGATCCGGAGGAGCTTCTCCCTCTCCGCTCCAGCAACGCGCTCCCGGTAGAACCGGCCTTTAAAATGCCGCTGATCCAGGCCTTGTTGGTGGTCGTATCCCTCAACCCACACCAGTGTCACTCCAGACGGAGAAGAAGCGCCGTCCACCTGCCTGTTACACCGAGCAACGTGTGCAAGGCCCGACGCCTCTACATCGACTTCAAAGATGTGGGCTGGCAGGACTGGATCATCGCACCTCAGGGCTACATGGCTAACTACTGCCACGGCGAATGTCCGTTTCCCCTCAGTGACAGCCTGAACGGCACCAACCATGCTATCCTGCAGACATTGGTGCACTCCCTGGACCCCCACGGCACGCCGCAACCCTGCTGCGTCCCCATCCGTCTCTCTCCCATCTCTATGCTCTACTACGACAACAATGACAATGTGGTGCTGCGGCATTACCAGGACATGGTGGTGGATGAGTGCGGGTGTCGATGA